Proteins encoded within one genomic window of Sesamum indicum cultivar Zhongzhi No. 13 unplaced genomic scaffold, S_indicum_v1.0 scaffold00277, whole genome shotgun sequence:
- the LOC105180022 gene encoding uncharacterized protein LOC105180022, giving the protein MATTEFNTGILEAGLIPLSMQGEWFTWHNCNTSARSLWKLLDRILVNDRWLARFPTSSYHSLTPRTSDHSPLVLHGDTQQHNGGMFRFDNYLAQSPEFIPNVQNIWHHEVVGISMYAVTRKLKALKPVFRIQRRNKGDLMMNVQLAKGFLDEAQLLVSCDRQMSTSYSWNIVVESFMLKRQNSNKSCCNKELRCSG; this is encoded by the coding sequence atggccacaACAGAATTTAATACAGGTATTCTGGAGGCGGGCCTGATTCCACTTTCaatgcaaggtgaatggttcacATGGCATAATTGCAATACATCCGCGCGGAGTTTGTGGAAGCTGCTGGACCGGATACTTGTTAATGATCGTTGGCTGGCAAGGTTCCCTACATCATCCTATCACAGCCTTACACCACGGACATCTGATCACTCGCCACTGGTTCTACATGGGGATACGCAACAACataatggaggtatgtttcgatttgataactatctaGCCCAATCTCCTGAGTTCATCCCTAATGTGCAGAacatttggcatcatgagGTTGTCGGTATATCTATGTATGCCGTGACACGTAAACTGAAGGCTCTTAAACCAGTCTTCCGAATacagaggaggaataagggggattTGATGATGAATGTCCAATTAGCCAAAGGTTTTCTCGATGAGGCACAACTATTGGTGAGCTGTGACAGACAAATGAGCACTTCTTACTCCTGGAACATTGTTGTCGAATCGTTTAtgctaaagcggcaaaactcgaACAAATCATGTTGCAACAAAGAgctaagatgcagtggatga
- the LOC105180023 gene encoding uncharacterized protein LOC105180023 produces the protein MRRILQINDENGTTHTDQGEVAQEFVSYYQNLLGGTRQRLTVDIRYLRPWARHCITDEEASHLLLPFSPDDVKQAVFDIAEDKAPGPDGYSSGFFKAAWPMEGEEVTRAILDFFLIEKLLKQVNSTILALITKRLSVLLEKIISPCQTAFIPGRSIGDNIMLAQKLFSGYNQMRLPPRCALKVDIRKAYDTMERDFLLAVFQLFRFPPKFTRWIEECVSTTSFSIGLNGIPHGFFTGEKGLRQGDRLSPYMFVLVMEALHMGFLQRIEQDMQFTYHWKCESSKVFQLGFAEDLLLFCRADFDSIRVFKEGLDWIENPDDGDFGLSREATTNEGGSWGWRKMLRLHPYLRSIVDYQIGNGGRFFIWQDPLHHLGPLIERFPRGPRHLRLEESAKLNSI, from the exons ATGAGGAGAATCttgcagatcaatgatgaaAATGGTACTACACACACGGATCAAGGGGAGGTCGCCCAAgagtttgtctcatactatcagaacctcttaggaggTACCAGACAACGATTGACAGTGGATATTCGATACCTTAGACCATGGGCGAGGCACTGTAttactgatgaggaagctagcCACTTACTCCTACCATTCTCGCcagatgatgtgaagcaagcagtgttTGATATCGCTGAAGACAAGGCgccgggacctgatggttaCTCGTCAGGGTTTTTCAAGGCGGCTTGGCCTATGGAGGGGGAAGAAGTAACGAGAGCAATTctggatttctttttaatcGAAAAACTACTGAAACAGGTTAACTCCACGATTTTGGCTCTAATaacaaag AGACTTAGTGTTTTACTAGAGAAGATTATTAGTCCCTGTCAGACAGCATTTATcccgggaagaagcattggagacaatattatgCTAGCTCAGAAACTATTCTCAGGCTATAATCAGATGCGCCTACCCCCCAGATGCGCgcttaaagtggatatcaggaaggcctatgatacgATGGAGAGGGACTTCTTGTTAGCAGTTTTTCAGTTGTTCAGATTCCCACCTAAGTttacaaggtggattgaggagtgtgtctCGACTacatcattctcgattggtcTAAATGGAATtcctcatgggttctttactGGAGAGAAAGGATTACGACAGGGAGACCGCCTATCTCCTTATATGTTTGTTCTCGTCATGGAAGCTTTACATATGGGATTCCTGCAACGAATTGAGcaggacatgcaattcacctatcattggaagtgtgagagcTCCAAGGTTttccagttgggatttgcagaGGACCTACTTCTTTTCTGCAGAGCTGACTTTGACTCCATTAGAGTCTTCAAGGAGGGATTGGACTG GATTGAAAACCCAGATGATGGAGATTTTGGGCTTTCAAGAGAGGcaactaccaatgag ggaggttcttggggatggcggaaaatgCTCAGGCTCCATCCTTATCTTCGCTCTATTgtggattaccagattggaaatggaggtAGATTCTTTATTTGGCAAGACCCGTTgcatcacttgggtccacttatTGAGCGGTTCCCTCGTGGACCACgccatcttagacttgaagaatcagcaaaactcaaTTCG atttag